The following nucleotide sequence is from Gracilimonas sp..
GTAGTGCATCACAAAACGAACATTTGGTTTATTGATTCCCATCCCAAACGCAATGGTTGCCACAATTATCTGAATGTCATCCCGTATAAACTTCCGCTGGTTGATAGCCCGGTCACGGTCGGATAAGCCCGCATGATAAGGTTTCACTGAATAGCCTTCATCTTCCAGCTCCTGATACAGTTCATCTACCTGCCGGCGGGAAGTACAGTATATAATGCCGGACTGATTTTTCCGTGTATAAAGGAAGTCTAAAACCTGGTTGGTTGGATCGTCTTTATCGGCAATTTTCAGGAACAGGTTAGGGCGATCAAAGCTTGCTATAAATTCTTCTGATTCCCCAAACTCCAGCGTTCGCATAATATCTTCCCGGACCCGGGGAGTAGCTGTAGCTGTAAGCGCCATGCAGGTAGCATCAGGGAATAATTCTTTTCGCACTTCTGCCAGCTGGCGGTAATCTGGCCGGAAATCATGCCCCCACTCTGAGATACAGTGCGCCTCATCTACCGCAAACAAATCTACTTTAATATCTTTGAGAAGATCTTTTGTTTTGTCCATTAACAAGGTTTCAGGTGCTATATACAATAGCTTGGCCTTCCCCTGCAGTACCTGACGGCGATTGTATCCATAAGCTTCCGGTGAGAGCGAGCTATTCAGATGAACCGCATTGATATCGTACTCCCGAAGTTGTTCTACCTGATCTTTCATCAGTGAAATAAGAGGAGATACCACAATGGTCAGTCCATCAAATAACAGCGCCGGAATTTGGTAGCAGAGCGATTTACCACCACCGGTGGGCATTATTACGAGTGCATCTTTTCTCTTGAGGGCCTGACTGATGATGTCTTCCTGTAGCGGTCGGAAGGTATCGTAGCCAAATGTTTCTTTTAAGGTCGTCTTCGCTTCTTTGATCACAGAATAGTTGAGTTTTTGGATTTCACAGGTCTGTTAACAGACCTTGAATTCAACGCAGCTTTAAAATTTTTAATTATCAATATTAAGATAAGGCTTTTTGAACCCCTCCTCTAAATGAAAAGCTTAATAAACTACCAAGAGCCCTGAAAGGGCTAATCCAAAAACATAGTGCGAAGCGCTATGTTAATTCCAATGTAATATGGAAGCCCCAAAGGGGCGCTGTCGTCAACCCCATAAATACCGCTCATCATAATCAACATTATACCTCTTCAACAATGTTAGATACTCTTTCTTAAAATCCCCCTTTCTGTGATGCACTTCCTGATTTTGAATATACCGTGTAACCCTGTCGACATGAGATTGAGATACTGAGAAGACCCCATATCCATCTTGCCAATAAAAATTCGCGTATCGGGCTCCTTTTGCCTTAATCCATTTTGATGAACCCTGCTTAATCTCTTGAACCAATTTCATTACAGCTACTTTTCTCGATAAGAGGCATAAAATATGAACGTGGTTTCTATGCCCACCCACTATGATGGGAGCAGACCCTAATTGTTTACAGATTCCGCCAATGTAATTATACAATTCAACTTCAATGCTCTTATCTATCATATTCTGCCTGTGTTTCGTACTGAATACAATATGAGCATATATTTTTGATAGAGATTGTGGCATAATCTTCCCCATTTTACGCCCCTTTGGGGCTCTTTCTGATTTTCGTGTTTTACATAGTGCGTTGCACTATTTTTTTTGATTATGTCCCGTTGGGACATTCATCTACTACTAATCAGTAAGAGCCACTTCAATTAGATTCCTTACAATTGAACTTGAAATCTAATCAGTCAAGAGTCACGAATCAGAGTGATCAAGTAAGGTTACATTACCCAGGCAGCCTACTTGGATAGGTATAAGCTTTTGAACTCGTATGGTTTTTTGAAGTGGTCATCGTTGAAGTCTTTGGCGAAGTAGATGCTTTCTCCAGTTGACTTCATCTCAGGCCCCAGCTCTTTTTTCACTTCAGGGAATTTATCGAAAGGGAATACCGGCTCTTTGATGGCCCAGTTTTCCAGTTTTGAAGTCAGGTCGAATTCCTTGAGCTTAGCTCCCAGCATCACTTTTACACCGATTGCCGCTTCTGGTCGCTGTGTAGCTTTAGCCAGGAACGGAATGGTTCGGGTTGTTCTTGGATTCGCCTCCAGCACATACACTTTGTCATCTTTGACGGCATATTGCACATTCAGGAAGCCGAGAATTTCCATGTTCTCCGCTATCTTAAGCTGATGGTCTTCTATCGTCTTGATGATCTCATCGCTTAGCGAATAAGGTGGTAGCACGGCTGTGGAATCTCCTGAGTGAACACCGGCCGGCTCAATATGCTGCATAATCCCGGCTATGTGAAGCTGATCGCCATCATAAACAGAGTCCACATCTACCTCTATGGCATGTTCCAGGTATTTATCAATCAGGAAGGCGTTTTCGGGGTGAGTTTTCAAAATATTTGCAACATATTTACGCAGCTCTTCCTCTTTCACGGCGATTCGCATTCCCTGTCCGCCGAGCACATAACTTGGTCGAATCAGAACCGGGTAACCGATTCTTCCGGCAATTTTTACTGCCTCTTCAACTTCTCTTGCCGTGCCATATTCCGGAAAGGGGATGTCGAGTTTCTTCAGAAACTTGGAGAATTCTCCACGGTCTTCGGCAAAATCAATCATTCCAAAATCGGTTCCGAAGATCTTTATGCCTTCTTCCACAAAACGCTTTCCAAGCTTAAGGGCTGTTTGTCCACCTACCTGAAGAATCACTCCTTCCGGTTTTTCATGGTCAATGATATCCAACACGCGCTCCCAATAAACCGGTTCAAAGTAGAGCTTATCCGCAAAATCGAAGTCCGTAGAAACCGTCTCGGGATTACAATTCACCATGATGGCTTCATACCCCATTTCTTTGGTTGCCAGCACCGCATGTGTACAGGAGTAGTCGAATTCAATCCCTTGTCCAATTCGGTTTGGGCCGCTTCCCAGAATCAATACTTTTTTCTTATCCGTGACTTCGCTTTCGTTCTCCCCCTCATATGCAGAATAGTAATAAGGCGTTTGTGCCGGGAACTCTGCTGCACAGGTATCTACCATCTTAAAGGATGGAGTTATACCGAGCTCTTTTCGTCGATCCCGGACTTTCTTATCGTCTACCTTTTCGCCGCTTTTGCTAAGCAGGTACGCGATCTGCGAATCAGAGAAGCCTGCTTGTTTCAGCTCAAAGAAATCTTCTTTAGTGATCTCCTTCAGGTTTTGGCCTTCGGTACGGTTTTCAAGGGAAACCATATATCGGATTTGTTGCAAGAACCAGGGATCTACTTTTGTGATATCTGCAATTTCTTCTACTGATGCACCTAGCTTAAAAGCGTTTCGAATCTGCATAGAACGATCCCAATACGGCTTCAGCAAACGCTCTCGTACTGTCTTTCGATCAAATTCTTCGTAGCCATCAGCCCCGAGACCATCCCGGCCTACTTCCAGTGATTGCCAGGCTTTGTTCAGCGCTTCCGGAAAGTTTCGCCCAATTGACATCACTTCACCCACAGCTTTCATCTGGGTTGATAGCTCTTCATCCACACCAGGGAATTTATCAAAGTTGAATCGGGGTATTTTACATACCACATAATCTATACTTGGTTCAAAGCATGCCGAGGTAGTTCCCGTAATCTGATTTTTTAGTTCATCCAATGTATAGCCGACTGCCAGCTTGGTGGCTACTTTTGCAATCGGGTATCCAGTCGCTTTTGACGCCAATGCTGATGAGCGACTCACCCGAGGGTTGATCTCAATCGCCACCAGCCGGTCTGACCCCGGCTCCATCGCGAACTGCACATTACAGCCACCGGCAAACGTCCCGATCGAACGCATCATCTTGATCGCAGAATCACGCATATGCTGCAGTTGCTTATCCGTCAGGGTTTGGGTTGGAGCCACCGTCACAGAATCTCCGGTATGTACGCCCATCGGATCCATATTCTCGATAGAACAAATGATAATCACGTTGTCATTGGCATCACGAAGAAGCTCCAATTCGTATTCCTTCCAGCCAAAAATGGATTCTTCAATAAGCACCTGATGAACCGGACTTAACTCTAATCCGCGAAGTACTTTTCGTTCAAATTCATCTTCATTCCAAACAATACCACCTCCGGCGCCCCCCATGGTAAATGAAGGTCGAATCACAATGGGCAAACCGCCCAGCTCTTCAACAATTTCTTTCGCATCCAGTAGGGATTGAGCGGTACGGCTTCGACACTGCTCAATTCCAATTTCTTCCATTTTATCCCGGAAAAGCTGCCGATCTTCCGTCAGCTCTACCGCATCAATATCTACACCAATAATCTGGATATCATTTTCTTTCCAGAAGTTCTCTTTTTCCAAATCCCGGCAGAGGTTCAACCCCGTCTGACCACCCATAGTTGGCAGTACTGCGTCCGGTTTTTCTTTGGCCACAATTTCCCTGATCGAATCCGTAGTCATGGGAAGCATATACACTGCATCCGCCATAATAGGATCGGTCATAATGGTAGCCGGATTTGAATTGATAAGTACAATCTCGTAGCCTTCTTCCTGCAGCGAGCGGCAAGCTTGAGATCCAGAGTAATCAAATTCACAGGCCTGACCAATTACAATAGGTCCGGAGCCAATAATCAGAATTTTGTTGATGTCGTCGCGTCTGGGCATGAGTTTCGTTCGTAATTATTTGTTAGTGGTAAATAGATTGTTGGTGATGGATGGTTTTTGACGAAGGACGATTGACCGCCGGCCGTCATTTGCTTACTTATGTTCTTTCATCATGTCGATGAATTGATCGAACAAGTAGGCTGAGTCATGCGGACCGGGAGATGCTTCGGGGTGATACTGAACCGAAAAGCCCGGGAAGTTCTTAAACTTCAGGCCTTCAATCGTGCCGTCATTCAGATTGATATGCGTTACCTCGGCTATTTTATCGTCCAGGGAATCTTCATCTACTGCGAAACCATGGTTTTGAGTTGAAATCTCAACTAGTCCGGTGCCAAGGTTTTTTACGGGTTGATTTGCTCCCCGGTGACCGACAAACATCTTTTTGGTCTTCAGGCCTTCATTCAGCGCCATCAGCTGATGACCGAGGCAAATCCCAAAGACCGGTTTTCCGCTTTTTTTGGCAAAGTCTACCGTTTCAAGAGCGTACTCAGCTGTTGCTGTAGGATCTCCCGGGCCATTGGAGAAAAAGTATCCATCTGCCTCCCAGGCTTTTACTTCCTCAACCGGAGTTTTGGCCGGAAACACTCTCAATGTGCAACCTCGTTTATTCAGGTTGTTGATAATGTTTTGCTTGATGCCATAGTCAAAAGCGGCTACACGGAATTCATCTTCTCCATTTACCGTTTGCGCTTCAGAGCGGGTTACTTTGGAAGCCAGCTCCAGGCCTTCCATATCGTCCCAGTCTTTGGCCATCTGCACCAGTTTCTTCTCATCAAGTTCGGTACTGGAGATCACAGCATTCATTACTCCTTTTTCCCGTATGTGGCGAACCAATTTTCGGGTGTCTACTCCTGATATTCCGGTAATTTCATTGTCTTCGAGATATTCCTGGAGGCTTCGGTCAGCCATGGGGTTGCTGTATTCCCATGAAAAGGCTCGGGTGATAACTCCGGCCACCATCACCTTGCGGGCTTCATCATCCCGGGGCATGGTTCCGTAATTTCCAATATGCGGATAGGTCATCATCATGAGCTGACCGTAGTAACTCGGGTCGGTGAAAATTTCCTGGTAGCCTGTCATGCTGGTATTAAAGCATAACTCGCCACCGGTAATTCCTTCGTGTCCAACGGCCTGGCCGTGAACAACGGTACCATCGCTGAGTGCAAGTATGGCTTTTTTCTGTGGGCGTAGTGACATGGATTAGATGTATTTCGGGTTTAGTGAGTTTGGTTGATAAGAGGTTGCAAACACGGTGTTTGCAACAGGAAAGGCATTCGATAAAGTTTTCAGACCAAAAAAAATCCGACTGCGAATACCGCGCCGGATTTTGAAAATGATATTGGGAAATGGAAATGCCATCAATCGCGCGACCTCCATTTTTGGGTGCGCGGTGGCAGTGCTTCAAAACTATGGATTGCTAAAAAGGTAATTGGAGTGAATGCTTGTTTGAAGTTTTCCTAAGATACGGAGCGCGGAGATTGGATTCAATTTTGATTCTGAGTTTTAATCATTATTTCATAGACCAAAGTATTTTTGGCAACTATTTGTACCGTCGCTTTTAAAAAGAGGTGGGCAAGAATTATGATGTTAAGCGATAATTAACTATGATAAACTAAACTCTCTTATACCTGTAGTTTTGTGGTTTCTGTTTTGAGGGAAATAACAACAAAAAAGGGCCACAATGAAAACATTACTATCGGTATTTCTCGTCTTTTCTGTAATATTATTTTTATCCCATTCTGAAAAAGCACATGCACAAGATTTTAGTCAACTTGATGCCGTCACTTATAATTCGACCAGTAAAACCTGGTACTTCTTTTCCGGACAGCAGTACCTGAGAAAAAAACGAGGTGAGGATGTGGAAGGTCCATTCCCTATGAGCCAATGGGATGGCTGGGATCAATTAAGATGGCCAAAAGTTTCTTCTGTGGTTTATAATGCTTCGTCAAAAACATATTACTTTTTTGGCGGGCCTTACTATGCCCGCAAACCGTATGGCAAACCCATTGAAGCGGCAAAACCTGTGCAAGGCAATTGGGAAAATTATCCAACAGGCAGAGTGACAAGCGTTGAGCGTGGTGGAAGAACATGGGAAGGACCTATAGGCCCTGATGCGGTTGTTTATAATGAAGAGTCTAAAATCTACTATTTTTTTAAAGGGAATTTTTATGCCCGCAAGGCTTATGGAAAGGGATTTGATCAGCCAAGACCTACTTTATATACAGGCCGTTCAAAAATCATTGAACCTGAGTGGTATGAAGAGGCCGGCGCTGGAATTGTAAATGGAGTTATTAATTTATTTGATGCGCATGCTACAGGAGACACAGAGAATGACGAATATATATCCGATGGAGGAACCCAAAGAATTCCGCCAAACAATTTTGGTACTTTTTGGCCAGAGCAATGGAAGATTGCTAATTACCCCCAACTGCTTAATGCCTGGAAAGAACCAAAGGGTATTTGGGAAATAGCCGGAGCCGTATTTAACCCTGACCTAAACAAGTACTATTTTTTTGTAAACATTCCGGATTATGCGGATCCATCTAATAGCATCGGTATTGCTTATTGGACTAAACCCTTTGGTAAGGCTGAAGCTTCTAGTGTGACCAGAATTAAAGAGGGTGGATTTGCTAAAGGCTGGCCCGACTTTTAGCGATAGTAGTTTCCTTTGGAGTGACAGAAAAACCAGCAGTATTAATTTCACAAATTTAGAAAATGCATGAAATACTGCTCTCTTATGCGAAATATTGTTTGGGGATAAGTAGGAAATGAAATCTATAAACATCTCCAAACAATCAATGCACCGGCCTGTTTAAAAAACAGGTTCTCAAAACCTGGAATCGGGTATACCCAACGAATGCCCATTATAATTTTATGAAGGATTTTGCAGACTATCTGGGTGAGATGGACAGCCCTACTCATTACCTGTCAGAGGATGATCAGAAAATTCAGGCTACCACTCCGAAACCATAACCGCCCCCTTCCCGTAGTTCGCACATGACATAAAGAATCATCTAATCCCTATAAAACCTTGCAAGCGCCATGAAAAAACTTAGCCTGCTATTATTCTTATCACTGATCAGTGTTACTTCATTTGCCCAAACCGATTTAGAACTCATTCAGGAAACGCTTACTGATTACATAGAGGGAACCGCCAACGGAGAGCCCGATCGGTTGCAGAAAGCTTTTCATCCCGACTTTAATTTATATACCGTGATTGGTGACGACAGCCTCAGAGTTTGGGACGGACAGGATTACATTTCCAGGTTTCAACAAGGACGAAAAAGCAATCGCATCGGCAGAATAATTTCAATTGATCATGAAAACAACGCAGCAACAGCCAAAGTAGAAATCGTGATGCCAAATCGCGGTGTCTACATCGACTACTTTTTGCTGTTAAAGCTGAAAGAAGGGTGGAAAATCATCCATAAGACTTATACAGGAAGGGATTTTTACGGATCTAAAGAGTGAGCCTCTTAATTATCTATCCCGCAGATAGATACCCGCATTAATTGCTTTTTGGCGGCCTTCGGGACTGATGTCTTTTTCATTAGCCATGAACATCAGAACTGATTTGGTGTGCTCTTCTTCCTTATTATAATCTTCAGTGGCCTCATTGTAGGTTAAATTCGTTTTCTTATCCGAGTCTTTATCAATAATTAAAAAGTAACTGTAACCATAAAACACTGTCAGCTCCGCACATCTTTTTAATAGCATGCGTTGCACATCCGTTGGCGAGGTATTTGCATTTCCTTTGAAGGAAACCAAAAAGCTTTGCTCTGAAAGTTGTTTCTCACTAAAACCATATCCCCTCCAGTTTGCTGGTTGGTAGGAAGTGGCACAACCGGCTATGAATAGAACGATTAAACACAGAGAAAAAGAAATTGACCGGTATTGCATAATGCTCCTCTATTTTCTTAAGGAGATATGAACTTTCCAGATCCTATGTAATTACATGTTTATGCGATCAGGAATTGAACTTTCTTGGCGTTTCCTGGATTAGTGATCCCGTAACGGTAGCAAGTCCACTCACTACCCCGCCCAAAACTCCCGTGATTAAGACAACCAGCAAAGGTGATCCTACCTGTAGCATTTCTGCAATACGCGTGGATAGAATTCCGTCGTTGGCAAAATGAATATATATCGCCTGCCCACCCCAAAGCAGAAATAATGCTAAAAACCCGAATGCAAATGAAGTGCCGGCATTCTTGTTGAACCACCATCCAAAAAATAAGCCCGGAAGTACAACGCTCCACCAGGGCAAAAACAGGTTCAGTAAAAAAGCAGTTACTAAAATTAAAACGGTAAGGAGCATGTCGTTCAGATTATTTCATTTCTGTGCCTCGGGAGTGTAGCAATTATTTCTGAAAACTTTCACTTTTTTCAGACCTTTGAATTCATCCCTGTTTCTGTTACAGCTTCACGATCTATCATCAAAAGTACTCTTCACCCCGACATTAATAAATTGCATGATTTGGGAAAAAGTCATCAATGAGAAAAGTTTAAAAACGGTTCTCCCGCCACTCTTGTGTAACTTTAAAGTTACTTTTATATTCATGTCACTGTAAAGCTTTATTCTTTTGCCAAAACACCCAAAAAAGACCAAGGAGTACGAATATGGACATTCCTGATTTAGATGTTTTCCAGGTAGTAGCAGACCCAACCCGTCGTAAGATCCTCGAAATTCTTACCGAAGGCCCGCATACCATTAACGCTCTTGCAGAAAATTTTGACATAAGCAGACCGGCTGTATCCAAGCACATCTGGATTTTGGAAGACACCGGCTTTATTAACATCACAAAAGAAGGAAGAGAGCGTCACTGCTCTTTGCATACCGATGGATTTCTGGAAGTACAGCGCTGGCTTAGTTTCTTTACGGATTTCTGGAGAACTAAAATAAACAACTCTTAAACATCTTCGGGTAAGTAAATTAAAAGGTGCAGGTACAAGGTAAAGGTGTACAGACTTTAACTTGGTATTAAACGTCATTTTTGTAGATTCGAGCTTTACCTAAATCAACAAAAGATTATGCGCCGGTTATTAATACTTCTACTGCTAATTGTATCTACATCTGCACTTCAAGCCCAAACCTACTATCCCGGCTCATGGGGTGATTGGGAGAAACGATCCCCGGAAGAAGTCGGATTAAATGCAGATAAGATCCAGGAAGCTATCGAATACGCACAGGCTGAAGAGTCTGATAATCCGCGCAGTATGGAAGAAAATCACTACGGCACCTTTGGGCGCGAACCGTTTGGTGATGGCATTGGACCTTTCAAAGATCGCGGGCCTCAGACCGGTATCATTATTAAAAACGGCTACATCATCGCCGAATGGGGCGACCCGTTTCGGGTGGATATGACTCACAGCGTAACCAAGAGCTTTCTGACTACAACAGTAGGTGTTGCTTACGACCGCGGGCTGATCCGGAATGTTGACGACAAAGTTGACCCATATATGGCCCCCATCTATTTCATGGAATGGGACAACAATCAAAACAAAGCCGACCAGTTTAAAGAATCTAAAGTATTTCAGCCCTTCAAAGGGGAGCACAACTCTAAAATCACCTGGAATCATCTTCTTCGTCAAACTTCTGATTGGAAAGGAACGCTCTGGGGCAAACCTGACTGGGCTGACCGGCCTTCAGGAGAACGATCGGAATGGATGACTCGTGACCGTTTTGAACCGGGAACTGAATGGGAATACAATGATGTACGTGTAAACCTTTTAGCTTTGGCCGCAATGAATGTACTTAGAGAGCCTCTTCCCAAAGTACTTCGGGAAGAAGTGATGGACAAAATTGGAGCCTCCCCAACCTGGCGTTGGATGGGTTACAAAAATTCCTGGGTTATTATTGATGGACAACAAATGCAGGCCGTAAGTGGCGGTGGCCACTGGGGCGGAGGCATGTTTATTAGCGCTCGCGATCAGGCAAGATTTGGATTGCTGACCTTAAGAAACGGAAAGTGGAAAGGGGAGCAGGTCATCTCTGAAGAATGGAATAAAATGGCTCAGTCTCCCACCGAAGCTAACACCAATTATGGTTTCATGAATTGGTTTCTGAACGTTAACAAAGATAGGATACCGAGTGCGCCTACTACCGCCTTTTTCCACCTTGGCGCCGGAACCAACATGGTATATGTAGATCAGGAAAATGACCTGGTTATTGTAGCCCGATGGATTAAGGGCAGTGCAATGGATGGAGTGGTTAGTCGGGTATTGGATGCAGTAGAATAAAAAAGTGATCTCGTGATAAGGAGATTTTTTAAACCTAATCGCTACACTATATCACGGCTTAAATATTATGAATAAAACAGCGATCGTTATTGGTGCTACCGGGCTGGTAGGCTCTCA
It contains:
- the tnpA gene encoding IS200/IS605 family transposase, whose product is MPQSLSKIYAHIVFSTKHRQNMIDKSIEVELYNYIGGICKQLGSAPIIVGGHRNHVHILCLLSRKVAVMKLVQEIKQGSSKWIKAKGARYANFYWQDGYGVFSVSQSHVDRVTRYIQNQEVHHRKGDFKKEYLTLLKRYNVDYDERYLWG
- the carB gene encoding carbamoyl-phosphate synthase large subunit, which produces MPRRDDINKILIIGSGPIVIGQACEFDYSGSQACRSLQEEGYEIVLINSNPATIMTDPIMADAVYMLPMTTDSIREIVAKEKPDAVLPTMGGQTGLNLCRDLEKENFWKENDIQIIGVDIDAVELTEDRQLFRDKMEEIGIEQCRSRTAQSLLDAKEIVEELGGLPIVIRPSFTMGGAGGGIVWNEDEFERKVLRGLELSPVHQVLIEESIFGWKEYELELLRDANDNVIIICSIENMDPMGVHTGDSVTVAPTQTLTDKQLQHMRDSAIKMMRSIGTFAGGCNVQFAMEPGSDRLVAIEINPRVSRSSALASKATGYPIAKVATKLAVGYTLDELKNQITGTTSACFEPSIDYVVCKIPRFNFDKFPGVDEELSTQMKAVGEVMSIGRNFPEALNKAWQSLEVGRDGLGADGYEEFDRKTVRERLLKPYWDRSMQIRNAFKLGASVEEIADITKVDPWFLQQIRYMVSLENRTEGQNLKEITKEDFFELKQAGFSDSQIAYLLSKSGEKVDDKKVRDRRKELGITPSFKMVDTCAAEFPAQTPYYYSAYEGENESEVTDKKKVLILGSGPNRIGQGIEFDYSCTHAVLATKEMGYEAIMVNCNPETVSTDFDFADKLYFEPVYWERVLDIIDHEKPEGVILQVGGQTALKLGKRFVEEGIKIFGTDFGMIDFAEDRGEFSKFLKKLDIPFPEYGTAREVEEAVKIAGRIGYPVLIRPSYVLGGQGMRIAVKEEELRKYVANILKTHPENAFLIDKYLEHAIEVDVDSVYDGDQLHIAGIMQHIEPAGVHSGDSTAVLPPYSLSDEIIKTIEDHQLKIAENMEILGFLNVQYAVKDDKVYVLEANPRTTRTIPFLAKATQRPEAAIGVKVMLGAKLKEFDLTSKLENWAIKEPVFPFDKFPEVKKELGPEMKSTGESIYFAKDFNDDHFKKPYEFKSLYLSK
- the carA gene encoding glutamine-hydrolyzing carbamoyl-phosphate synthase small subunit, which produces MSLRPQKKAILALSDGTVVHGQAVGHEGITGGELCFNTSMTGYQEIFTDPSYYGQLMMMTYPHIGNYGTMPRDDEARKVMVAGVITRAFSWEYSNPMADRSLQEYLEDNEITGISGVDTRKLVRHIREKGVMNAVISSTELDEKKLVQMAKDWDDMEGLELASKVTRSEAQTVNGEDEFRVAAFDYGIKQNIINNLNKRGCTLRVFPAKTPVEEVKAWEADGYFFSNGPGDPTATAEYALETVDFAKKSGKPVFGICLGHQLMALNEGLKTKKMFVGHRGANQPVKNLGTGLVEISTQNHGFAVDEDSLDDKIAEVTHINLNDGTIEGLKFKNFPGFSVQYHPEASPGPHDSAYLFDQFIDMMKEHK
- a CDS encoding nuclear transport factor 2 family protein, whose product is MKKLSLLLFLSLISVTSFAQTDLELIQETLTDYIEGTANGEPDRLQKAFHPDFNLYTVIGDDSLRVWDGQDYISRFQQGRKSNRIGRIISIDHENNAATAKVEIVMPNRGVYIDYFLLLKLKEGWKIIHKTYTGRDFYGSKE
- a CDS encoding metalloregulator ArsR/SmtB family transcription factor, coding for MDIPDLDVFQVVADPTRRKILEILTEGPHTINALAENFDISRPAVSKHIWILEDTGFINITKEGRERHCSLHTDGFLEVQRWLSFFTDFWRTKINNS
- a CDS encoding serine hydrolase: MRRLLILLLLIVSTSALQAQTYYPGSWGDWEKRSPEEVGLNADKIQEAIEYAQAEESDNPRSMEENHYGTFGREPFGDGIGPFKDRGPQTGIIIKNGYIIAEWGDPFRVDMTHSVTKSFLTTTVGVAYDRGLIRNVDDKVDPYMAPIYFMEWDNNQNKADQFKESKVFQPFKGEHNSKITWNHLLRQTSDWKGTLWGKPDWADRPSGERSEWMTRDRFEPGTEWEYNDVRVNLLALAAMNVLREPLPKVLREEVMDKIGASPTWRWMGYKNSWVIIDGQQMQAVSGGGHWGGGMFISARDQARFGLLTLRNGKWKGEQVISEEWNKMAQSPTEANTNYGFMNWFLNVNKDRIPSAPTTAFFHLGAGTNMVYVDQENDLVIVARWIKGSAMDGVVSRVLDAVE